The sequence ACGACCCTTCCTCGAGGTAGCGCAGATACCCCGGGGCCATCCCCGCCCGATGAGCAACTTCTTCTCGGCTCAGCCCACGTTCGTCACGACGCTGCACGATCCGCCGGCCCAGGTCCCCCGCCTGCCCCCCAGCCCCGCCCGCAACACCAGCCCCGCCCGCAACACCAGCCTCGCCAACGACACGCACCGCGTCACCCGACGGACCGGGGTGCCCACCCGGTCTCCCGGTGTCGTGCAACGCGGGGTGTGCGTCGTTGGCGATGTCCAGCTCGTGCTGCAGCGCGAGTAGCGCAGCGATGCTCTCGTGCGGCGGTCCTGCTCCGGGCTGCGGTGGTGGGTTCGGTGCTGGTCTGGTCATGGGGTCGGCCTCCTCCGCTTGTGGTGCCTCTGTCAGTGTCCTCGCGCGGGGCCCCGAGGTCACAGAGCCGTTGGACCCCGATAAGGGCACACCGTCGCCGCTCACGTGCGGACACACCCCCCGCCCCGCGACGTCAGCCCGACACAGCCGCGAGCACGGCGTTCAGGCGGGTCGAGGCCTCATCAGCGAGGGTCGCCATGGCGGGCAGGGCGGTCACCGCGGCCATCAGCTGGGGGTCGAGGATCTGCACGGTGGAGCCGGCCCCGTCGCCACGGACCACGACGTTGCAGGGCAGCAGCACCCCGGTGGCGCGGTCGGCGTCGATCGCCTGCTCGGCCAGCACCGGGTTGCAGGCACCCAGGATGATGTAGGGCTCCATGTCCCTGTCCCGCTTGGACTTCATGGTGGCCTGCACGTCGATCTCGGTGAGCACCCCGAAGCCCTGGTCGGTCAGGGCGGCGCGGGTCGCGGCGAGAGCCTCGGCGTAGGGCAGGGCAACGGACACACTGTTCTGGTAAGTGAGCACGGTAGGGCCTCTCGTTCGGGTCGGACGCGGGTGGTACCGGGAGGCACGGGCGGAGACAGTTCAGCGCGGGCCGGGCGACGCACGCCAGGGCTCACCCCTGGTAGGACAGAACATCCATCATCCCGAGCTCGGCGTGGTAGGCGTTGTGGCAGTGCACCATCCACTGGCCAGGGTTGTCGGCCTGGACCTGTATCGCCATGGTCTGCATGGGCGCCACGATGATCGTGTCCTTGCGCACCCCGGGCCCCGAGGACGTCGCGGCCGCGAACGTGTGTCCGTGCAGGTGCATCGGGTGGAACATCATCGTCTGGTTGCGCAGCGTCAACGCGACCCGCTCCCCCGCGGCGACCAGGAGCGGCTGGTGGTCGGCGAAGGTGGCGCCGTTGATGAGCCACCGCCGCCCGCCGTCGGCCATCCCCAGCACCACGTCGTGCTCACGGTCAGGGGCGTGAGCCGGCAGTACGGCTGAGACGGTCGGGGCAAGATCGGCGTAGCTGAGCATGCGCCCACCGAGCTCGACCGGACGAGCCCCGACCACCGGTGCCGGGCCGCTGGCGCTGCGCAGCACCGCCAGGGCGGCCGGGTCACCCTTGCCCTCGGGCACGGCGACGATGGGGAACGCACCGTCCGCGACGGTAACCACCACGTCGTAACGCTCCCCCATCCCCAGCAGCAGGGTGTCGACCTCGACGGGCACCACCGGGAACCCGTCGGCGTGGGTGACGGTCAGACGGTGCCCACCCACGGCGAACCGGTAGGCGGTGTCACCACCGGCGTTGATCAACCGGAACCGGATCCGGTGCCCGGGCACCGACGTCACCGTCACCGGGTCCCGGGGCACGCGACCGTTGATCAGGTGCGCCGGGTACACGACGTCCCCGGTGTCAGCACCCAACGGCTGGGACGCAGACACACCACCCATCCCGCTGCCACCCATGCCGCTGCCGCTGCTCATGCCGTTCATGCCGCCGCCGCGCATGCCGTCGCGGCGCATCCGGTCGAGGTTGACCTGCGGGGAGTCACCCCAGCCGTCGGTCCAGTCATCCAGCACCATCACGACCTCCTCGTCATACCCGCCGGGCTCGTGGGGGTCGGCCACGATCAGCGCCGCCTGCATCCCCATGTCCAGCTGGATCCCGACGTGCGGGTGGAACCAGTACGTGCCCGGGTCTGGGACGGTGAACGCGTAGTCGACCCTGCCCCCGGGGGCAACAGGGTCCATGGTCAGCCCGGGCACCCCGTCCATGTCGTTGCGCAGGGCCACCCCGTGCCAGTGCACCGTGGTCGGGTCGGGCAACCCGTTGACCAGGGTCACCGCCAACCGGTCGCCAGCGTTCACCCGGATCTCCGGTCCGGGGACCGTGCCGTCGTAGGCCCAGGTGGACACGGTGCGCCCCCCGAGGTCCACCGTCACCGGGGCCGCGGTCAGCCGCCGGGTCACCGTGGTGCCCGTGAAGTGGCGGGCGGCTTCGGTGGCCGCCACCACCGCTGAACTAGGCCCCACCGGTGCACCCAGCCCCACCAACGTGGGTGCGGTGGGCTCGAACACCCGGACCCCGGCATAGCTACCACCGACCACCACAGCCCCCGCCGCGCCCAGCTGCAGGACCCTGCGTCGGGTGAGCCGCGGACTGGGGGTCGGCGGCGAGGACATCGGTTTCATGGGGCTCCTCAGCGGGGTTCAGGGGTCACCGCGAACCGCCCGTGACCGTCGGGGGATGACCCGAGGGCGCGGTATCGGACCCTGCCCGCGCCGCGCCTGGAGGCCGCAGCGCCGTGGCGCGGGCGGCGAGCCTAGAGCTGTTTCTGACCGTGCAGGGCGGCGAGGCGACCGGTGAACTCGGTCTCGTCGATGTCCCCGCGGGCGAATCGCTCAGCGAGCAGCTGCTGGGCGGTGCGATGCGCGGGAACCATGCCCCCCGCGACCCGGTCACGGCGTTCGGGCTGGCGGAACACCACGACGAGACCCGCGATGACCAGCCCCCAGAACACCAGCATGCCAACACCCATCAGCAGGTAGCCCCACCCGTTGCCGACGCCACCATCATTGCCGTACCAGAACATCATCGAACCTCCTCCTCGAAAGCACCCCGCGGGGGGCTACCGAACTCGCCTACCAACCGTTGATCGCGGCTGGCGTTGATCGCGGCTGGCGTTGATCGCGGCTGGCCACACACCACGGTGCCCGCAATGGTGCCTCGCAGGCAGAGCCCTACGTCCTGTCACCACGAGACCCAGGACACCGCAGGCTCACCCCGCCGCAGATAGCAAAGACGACCAGCGGGGTCGGACCTTGCCGGCGCGGTCCGAAGCCCGGTGTACCGCGCCCCGGTTTCCCTGCTCAGCTCCAGGCCCTGGCGGGGTCAGCCGTTGCTGCCGCCCACGCTGCCTCCTGGGCCACCGTTGCTGCCGCCGACGCTACCCATCATGGCGCCGGTTCCGTGCTGGCCGTTCATCATGGCGCTCATGCCGCCGGCCCCGGACATCATCTTCTCCATCTGGGGGCGCATCTGGTCGTGCATCTGCTGGGCGGCGGCCTGCTGGTCGGCGGGCAGCGTCGCGATCATCGTGGTCATCTGCGTGTCCATCTGGGCCTGCTGCTGCGTGTCCGTCGAGCTCGGCGGGGTAGGCGCCGGGGACGCCGAGGCGCTCGTGGCGCCGGCGATCAGGCCGAGGCCCAGCACTGCTGTCGCTGCTGCGGCCGCCAGACCTGTGCGTGTCCGCGTGTTCTTCATGGTGGTCACTCCTCATCGATTGGGGGTGGTGCTCGAACACCCCTGACGGTAGGTCCCGGTCATGGAGATCCTGTGAACCTGAGATGGGATTTGTGTGCGATCACGGGCAGGCGCACCAGGAACCGGCTGCCGTGTCCGGGGTCGCTGGTCACCGAGATCTCCCCGTCGTGCGCGGCGACGAGTCCGGCGACCACGGCCAGCCCGATGCCCGAGCCGCGACCGGTCGAGGTGGCACCCCGGAAGAACCGCTCGAACACGCGGGGAATGTCCTCGGCCGGGATACCCACCCCGGTGTCGGCCACCACGAGCTCGGCGTCCCCGCCAACGACCTGCAGGGTGACGGTGATGGTGCCACCGGTCGGGGTGAACTTCGTCGCGTTGGTCACCAGGTTGGTCACCACCTGCCGCAGCCGCACCGGGTCGGCCACCACGCTCACCTCGGCGAGGTCGCTGCGCATCTGAAGGCCCGACTCGGCGACATGAGCTCCCAGCCCGGCCAGGGTGTCGGCGACCAGCGGGGCCAGGGCCACCTCGCGCCGGTCCAGGGTGAAGCCGGCGGCGTCGGCGTCGGCGACGGTCTCCAGGTCCGCCACCAGGCGACCCAGCCGCAGCGCCTCCTCGTGCAGCGAGTCGATCACCTCAGGTTCCGGGGCGACCACCCCGTCCTGGACGGCTTCGAG is a genomic window of Rhodococcus antarcticus containing:
- a CDS encoding DUF302 domain-containing protein, producing the protein MSVALPYAEALAATRAALTDQGFGVLTEIDVQATMKSKRDRDMEPYIILGACNPVLAEQAIDADRATGVLLPCNVVVRGDGAGSTVQILDPQLMAAVTALPAMATLADEASTRLNAVLAAVSG
- a CDS encoding multicopper oxidase family protein; the encoded protein is MSSPPTPSPRLTRRRVLQLGAAGAVVVGGSYAGVRVFEPTAPTLVGLGAPVGPSSAVVAATEAARHFTGTTVTRRLTAAPVTVDLGGRTVSTWAYDGTVPGPEIRVNAGDRLAVTLVNGLPDPTTVHWHGVALRNDMDGVPGLTMDPVAPGGRVDYAFTVPDPGTYWFHPHVGIQLDMGMQAALIVADPHEPGGYDEEVVMVLDDWTDGWGDSPQVNLDRMRRDGMRGGGMNGMSSGSGMGGSGMGGVSASQPLGADTGDVVYPAHLINGRVPRDPVTVTSVPGHRIRFRLINAGGDTAYRFAVGGHRLTVTHADGFPVVPVEVDTLLLGMGERYDVVVTVADGAFPIVAVPEGKGDPAALAVLRSASGPAPVVGARPVELGGRMLSYADLAPTVSAVLPAHAPDREHDVVLGMADGGRRWLINGATFADHQPLLVAAGERVALTLRNQTMMFHPMHLHGHTFAAATSSGPGVRKDTIIVAPMQTMAIQVQADNPGQWMVHCHNAYHAELGMMDVLSYQG
- a CDS encoding SHOCT domain-containing protein, with the translated sequence MMFWYGNDGGVGNGWGYLLMGVGMLVFWGLVIAGLVVVFRQPERRDRVAGGMVPAHRTAQQLLAERFARGDIDETEFTGRLAALHGQKQL
- a CDS encoding sensor histidine kinase — protein: MRTSVNQALLGGALAAGVVALGVGLLIARGITARVLELTAAADELAAGHRDRRARVSILQGHLEAVQDGVVAPEPEVIDSLHEEALRLGRLVADLETVADADAAGFTLDRREVALAPLVADTLAGLGAHVAESGLQMRSDLAEVSVVADPVRLRQVVTNLVTNATKFTPTGGTITVTLQVVGGDAELVVADTGVGIPAEDIPRVFERFFRGATSTGRGSGIGLAVVAGLVAAHDGEISVTSDPGHGSRFLVRLPVIAHKSHLRFTGSP